From the Bacillus sp. FJAT-22090 genome, the window TAATGCACCGTCTCGGTCTTGCGCTTCTACCTTTACATAAAATGGACGTTCCACTTCCCCATAAATATCTGGAAAACTTAAGCAACCTTCCACTTCAATCTCGGAACCGCCAATTTCGACTACTTCTGGATTTATCATTTCAATGACTTCTTGCCCTTCGCCAAGGTCCACAATTGCAACTTGAATTGTTTCCCCTACTTGAGGAGCAGCTATTCCGATACCATCTGAAGCGATCATCGTGTCGTACATATCATCTAAAAGTGTTGCTAGCTTCTGATCAAATACAGTAACCTCTTTACATTTTGCTGTAAGAATTTCATTTGGGTGTGTAACAATTTCTCTTATTGCCATTTCTTTTTTCCTCTTTTCAAACCGCCTATAAAATTGTGGAAGGATCTAGATCAATCGATAAGATAATACCTTTTTTCATCCACTCTGTACGATATATTTTTATTAATTGCTGTAGTTTTTCAATTAAAATTGGTTCTTTTTTGTATTTTATCAAACATTGGTAACGATATCTATTTTGTATCTTACTGATAGCACATGCTGTTGGCCCAACAACCATTGATTGATCAGATAAATTGGCTCTTAACCAATCCGTTGCAAGCTTCGCATATTCGGATGCAAGCATAACATTCTCATGCGTTATTTGAACTAACGTCAAATAATAAAATGGTGGATATTCATACTGTTTCCGAACGAGCATTTCTTTATGATAAAAAGGTTCATACAATTGAGCTTTCGAAAGTTCTATTGCGTAGTGCTCCGGAGTGTATGTTTGAATATAAACTTTCCCTTCTTTATCGTGTCTGCCCGCTCTTCCGCTAACTTGCGTCATCAATTGAAACGTCTTTTCAGCAGCTCGAAAATCAGCTAAATGCAAAGTAGTATCAGCATTTAGAACGCCTACCAATGTAATGTTTGGAAAGTCTAAACCTTTTGCAATCATTTGCGTTCCAAGCAAGATGTCTGCCTCACCATCACCAAATTGCTTTAAAATACGTTCATGGGAACCTTTTGTTCTAGTAGTGTCTACATCCATTCGTAGAACTCTTGCAAAAGGAACCAATCTCGCAATTTCTTCTTCTACTTTTTGTGTACCAGTACCAAAAAAGCGAATATGTTCACTTGCACATTCGGGACAAATTGTTGGAACTGGTTCCTCATGTCCACAATAATGGCATTTAAGCTGCTCTCCCGCACGGTGATAGGTCAAGGAAATATCACAATTCTTACACTCCACGACTGTTCCGCAGTCACGACATAATACAAAGGAAGAAAAACCTCGTTTATTTAAAAACAATACGATTTGTTCTTTTTTATCGAGTTTTTCCCTAATCGCATCTGCAAGCTCAACACTGAACATAGAGCGATTACCATTTTTCAACTCCAATCGCATATCCACAACATTCACGGTAGGTAAGGCTTGTTCTTTTGCGCGTGCTTTCAACGTTAACAACGAATATACACCCTTTGAAGCGCGAGCATATGACTCAAGCGATGGAGTAGCGCTCCCTAGTATGACAGGGCAATGATGAAACTCGCTACGCCAAATTGCCACGTCTCTCGCATGATATCTTGGGTTGTCTTCTTGTTTATATGTAGATTCATGCTCTTCGTCTAAAATTATGACACCGAGATCTTTAAAGGGAGCAAAAATGGCAGATCTTGCACCAACGACAACCTTCACTTCTCCCCGCCAGATTTTACGCCATTCATCATACTTTTCACCGATCGATAAGCCACTATGCATAACAGCTACCTCATCACCAAAACGAAGTTTAAATCGCCGAGTCATTTGAGGAGTCAATGAAATTTCTGGCACAAGCATAATCGCTTGTTTTCCTTTTAAAATGGAGTTTTCGATTGCATTTAAGTAGATTTCAGTCTTCCCGCTTCCAGTAATCCCATGCAACAGGAACGTCGTGTTTTCCTTATGATTTTGTGCATGGTTAATCTTTTCAAGTGCAACAGCTTGTTCCTCTGTAAGCTGGAAACGTTGGTCCGTGTCATGATGTTCTAATGTGGTAATCTCACGATAAACCTCTTCTTTTTCTAATTCTAAAATATTTTTTTCAATGAGAGCTTTCACTACATTATTATTTGCGTTAACAGTTTCTTTTAGTTCTTCCATTGTAAAAGAATCTTGTACTTGGATTAATAACCATTCCATTAATTCTTTTTGTTTGACGGCATTTTTTGCTAGGGTATTTATTTGATTTTGAATGTATTCTTTAGTAGCTATGACCTTATATTTTGTAATCGTCTTTGCTTTCGCGTGCTGTTTTATGACTGTTTCCAGTTGAACGCTACCTTGTGTTAAATACTTTTTCATTTGATGTAAATAACCAGCTTTTTCAATTACCTCGTAAGAAATAATGTCCTTTTTTCCAAACAGGGCTAAAAAGGGTTCTTCCACTGCATTCGAATTTATCAGCTTAATATTTTTCTTATATGTAGCTCGTAAAGCCGCAGGAAGCATAACTTGGAGTGCATCTATTTCATAGCAAAGTGTTTTATTGGTCATCCATTTAGATAACTGTAACAGTTCTTCCGTGACAACTGGCTCTACATCAATAATAGATTGAACCTCTTTTAGCTTGGAAGTATCGATATCTGTTTGTTCTTTAATGTTGGTAATAAAACCTTGTACTTTTCGATTTCCAAAAGGAACATGAACCCGGCTCCCTCTTTCAACGAGATCCTTCAATTCCTCAGGAACAATATAATCAAAAGGTCGGTCAATTGGGTAAGCAGAAACATCAACAATAACTTCTACTATCATTTAGGCTCATCTTTTTCGAGTTTGATAATGGTTTGAAGCAATTGATGAGCAAGCTCCTGTTTATTTAAATGAGGGAAATGCATTTCCATATCATGTTTACCTACTAAAATGACCGAATTCGTATCCGTCCCAAAACCTGAACCTGCCTCTGTCACATCATTCGCGATGATATAGTCTGCATTTTTCTTTACCAACTTACCTTTTGCATAATGAAGTACATCATTCGTTTCTGCAGCAAACCCGATTAACAATTGGTTTGTCTTTCTACTGCCAAGCTCCGCAAGTATATCCGTTGTTCGTTCTAATACAATGGTAGACTCACCAGGTTGTTTTTTCATTTTTTGATTATGTACTTCTTTCGGTTTGTAATCCGCTACAGCAGCTGTTTTGATAACGATAGAAGCTGTATCAAACTCATTTAGAACGGCATCAAGCATTTCTTTCGCACTTTCCACCGGGATAAGCGTTACATTGCTTGGGGCATCTATACTTACTGGTCCAGATATCAAAATAGTTTCTGCTCCTAATTTAGCAGCTGCTTCTGCCATTGCGTAGCCCATCTTGCCGCTGGAAAAATTCGTTAAGAAGCGGACAGGATCAATTCTTTCTCTCGTAGGTCCGGCAGTCACTACAACCTTTTTCCCTTTTAACGGTAACTCTTTTGGAACAAAATATTCTTCTACCAGTTGAACGATTTTCTCAGGCTCCTCTAAACGCCCTTTTCCAACGTAACCACATGCTAAAAAACCTTCAGAAGGTTCGATAAATGAATATCCGTCTTTTGAAAGTTGATTGATGTTTCGTATAACCGCAGCATTTTCATACATATGCACATTCATTGCTGGTGCTATCCATACGTCAGCAGTAGTAGCAAGTAAAGTGGTAGTTACCATATCGTCTGCTATTCCGTTTGCTAGTTTCCCAATAACATTTGCGGTAGCCGGCGCGACAATAACTAAATCCGCCCAATCGGCTAAATTGATATGCGCAATAACACTAGAATCTTTTTCATCAAATGTATCAAAATATACATCATTTCGAGACATCGCTTGAAAACTTAAGGGTTGTACAAATTCCATCGCTGATTTTGTCATAATGACCCGCACGTCCGCTCCAGCCTGTGAAAGTTTACTTACGAGCGCAACCGCTTTATAAACAGCAATACCACCTGTCACACAAACAACAATTTTTTTTGAAGTTAACATACGCTTTTTCCCCCGATCTAAAGCTTAAACCGAATACGTTCCTTTAACTAAACAACCTCCCAAAGAAATTTATTCTTTGGGAGGTGTTTGCTTCTTCATCAATTTCGCATTGGCGTATTTCCGCCCAGATTTTGCATCCAGCCTGCTGAATAAATTTCTTTAAAAATCCAAGGCAACCGCTTTATCCTACAGTCGTTCAACCGACCTATAATGAAGTAGATATTTTATACTTCGTCCTCGTAAATTACGTTTTCACTTGATGATTCGATTGTAAGTTCACCTTTAGCTACTTCCTCTAAAGCTTTCCCAACTTGTTTATGAGAAATATATGAAGTTAAACGTTCGCCGCCTTCTTCTTGTAACTGTCGAGCTCTTTTAGAAGCTACACTCACTAACGAATATTTTGAGTCAATTTTGTTTTTTAATGAATCTACTGATGGATATAACATTTATAATTCCCCTTCCAACATGGCTAAATATCTTTTTTCAACACGTTCACGTCGACAATGCTCAGCAGCAACAATAGCATTTATTTTAGCGCATGCTTTTGTCACTTCGTCATTTTCAACGACATAATCATATAAATGCATCATTTCTAGTTCTTGTCTTGCAGCTTGAATTCTAGAATTAATCACATCTTCTGTTTCCGTTCCTCTACCGATTAGTCTTTGCTCTAATTCGGATAAACTAGGAGGGGCAAGGAATATAAATAGTGCTTCTGGCGCTTTTTCACGCACAAGTGCGGCACCCTGAACTTCTATTTCTAAAAATACATCTCGTCCAGAGTCAAGCGTTTCATTGACATAATCAATAGGAGTACCATAGTAATTTCCTACATAACAAGCGTACTCTAATAATTTTCCTTGTTCAATTAACTGTTCAAATTCTTCATTCTTTTTAAAAAAATAATCTACTCCATCTACTTCTCCTTCTCTTGGAAGTCTTGTAGTCATCGAAATAGAATACTCATAATTTGTACCAGGCTCTGAAAATAATTCTTTTCTCACTGTCCCTTTTCCGACTCCGGATGGACCCGATAAGACGATTAATATCCCTTTTTCTCTTCGCATAACGTCTCCTTCAAATACATTCATATACCGTATACTTCTTCAAATTACATACTTAACTGATTATAACACAAGTTTCTCAGAAAATGATAAGATAATAAGAAAAGCTGCAGACGCCGCCCTGCTGCGACAAGCAAATGACGGTTTCCGAGGAGGCAGTTCCTCAGCCACCACAGGAAACTGGCATTTGACCTCGAGCAGCTGGCGTCTGGAGCTGGACAATACTTATTAGAAAATCATATAATTTCTTTTCTTATAAGAAAAGCGCAGGAGCCGATTTATGGCGACAAAGCTTGATCGAAAATAACGTTTTGAAAGAGGACATATTATGGCTTTTGATGGTTTATT encodes:
- the gmk gene encoding guanylate kinase, giving the protein MRREKGILIVLSGPSGVGKGTVRKELFSEPGTNYEYSISMTTRLPREGEVDGVDYFFKKNEEFEQLIEQGKLLEYACYVGNYYGTPIDYVNETLDSGRDVFLEIEVQGAALVREKAPEALFIFLAPPSLSELEQRLIGRGTETEDVINSRIQAARQELEMMHLYDYVVENDEVTKACAKINAIVAAEHCRRERVEKRYLAMLEGEL
- the coaBC gene encoding bifunctional phosphopantothenoylcysteine decarboxylase/phosphopantothenate--cysteine ligase CoaBC; its protein translation is MLTSKKIVVCVTGGIAVYKAVALVSKLSQAGADVRVIMTKSAMEFVQPLSFQAMSRNDVYFDTFDEKDSSVIAHINLADWADLVIVAPATANVIGKLANGIADDMVTTTLLATTADVWIAPAMNVHMYENAAVIRNINQLSKDGYSFIEPSEGFLACGYVGKGRLEEPEKIVQLVEEYFVPKELPLKGKKVVVTAGPTRERIDPVRFLTNFSSGKMGYAMAEAAAKLGAETILISGPVSIDAPSNVTLIPVESAKEMLDAVLNEFDTASIVIKTAAVADYKPKEVHNQKMKKQPGESTIVLERTTDILAELGSRKTNQLLIGFAAETNDVLHYAKGKLVKKNADYIIANDVTEAGSGFGTDTNSVILVGKHDMEMHFPHLNKQELAHQLLQTIIKLEKDEPK
- the def gene encoding peptide deformylase — protein: MAIREIVTHPNEILTAKCKEVTVFDQKLATLLDDMYDTMIASDGIGIAAPQVGETIQVAIVDLGEGQEVIEMINPEVVEIGGSEIEVEGCLSFPDIYGEVERPFYVKVEAQDRDGALYELEAEDYEARAILHEIDHLHGVLFTSKIIRYVDLEEVEKEIEEEQL
- the priA gene encoding primosomal protein N', which gives rise to MIVEVIVDVSAYPIDRPFDYIVPEELKDLVERGSRVHVPFGNRKVQGFITNIKEQTDIDTSKLKEVQSIIDVEPVVTEELLQLSKWMTNKTLCYEIDALQVMLPAALRATYKKNIKLINSNAVEEPFLALFGKKDIISYEVIEKAGYLHQMKKYLTQGSVQLETVIKQHAKAKTITKYKVIATKEYIQNQINTLAKNAVKQKELMEWLLIQVQDSFTMEELKETVNANNNVVKALIEKNILELEKEEVYREITTLEHHDTDQRFQLTEEQAVALEKINHAQNHKENTTFLLHGITGSGKTEIYLNAIENSILKGKQAIMLVPEISLTPQMTRRFKLRFGDEVAVMHSGLSIGEKYDEWRKIWRGEVKVVVGARSAIFAPFKDLGVIILDEEHESTYKQEDNPRYHARDVAIWRSEFHHCPVILGSATPSLESYARASKGVYSLLTLKARAKEQALPTVNVVDMRLELKNGNRSMFSVELADAIREKLDKKEQIVLFLNKRGFSSFVLCRDCGTVVECKNCDISLTYHRAGEQLKCHYCGHEEPVPTICPECASEHIRFFGTGTQKVEEEIARLVPFARVLRMDVDTTRTKGSHERILKQFGDGEADILLGTQMIAKGLDFPNITLVGVLNADTTLHLADFRAAEKTFQLMTQVSGRAGRHDKEGKVYIQTYTPEHYAIELSKAQLYEPFYHKEMLVRKQYEYPPFYYLTLVQITHENVMLASEYAKLATDWLRANLSDQSMVVGPTACAISKIQNRYRYQCLIKYKKEPILIEKLQQLIKIYRTEWMKKGIILSIDLDPSTIL
- the rpoZ gene encoding DNA-directed RNA polymerase subunit omega, whose translation is MLYPSVDSLKNKIDSKYSLVSVASKRARQLQEEGGERLTSYISHKQVGKALEEVAKGELTIESSSENVIYEDEV